One window from the genome of Glycine soja cultivar W05 chromosome 12, ASM419377v2, whole genome shotgun sequence encodes:
- the LOC114379323 gene encoding expansin-A20-like, with translation MGVLQSTLLYLILVHSCKIVAYKDQEWKKATATYANDTEGSLITEGACGYGDLHRASYGKHSAGLSTILFNRGSTCGACYEIRCVDHILWCVMGSPSVVVTVTDFCAPNYGLSVDYGGWCNFPREHFEMSRAAFAEIAKNKADIVPVQYRRVKCARSGGMRFTMCGSSHFYQVLISNVGLDGEVFAVKVKGSRTGWIPMARNWGQNWHCNFNFQNQPLSFEVTSSSGKTLTSYNVAPANWMFGQTFEGKQFEHE, from the exons ATGGGTGTTCTTCAATCTACACTTCTCTACTTGATCTTAGTACATTCATGCAAGATTGTTGCTTACAAAGACCAAGAGTGGAAAAAAGCCACTGCAACTTATGCCAATGACACAGAGGGGTCTCTTATTACCG AAGGAGCTTGTGGTTATGGAGACCTCCACAGGGCAAGTTATGGGAAACACAGTGCTGGGTTAAGCACCATTTTGTTCAACAGAGGGAGCACATGTGGGGCTTGCTATGAAATCAGGTGTGTTGATCACATCTTGTGGTGTGTGATGGGAAGCCCTTCTGTTGTTGTTACTGTTACAGATTTCTGTGCTCCAAATTATGGGCTTTCTGTTGATTATGGTGGCTGGTGCAATTTTCCAAGAGAACATTTTGAGATGTCACGGGCTGCATTTGCTGAAATTGCCAAGAATAAAGCTGATATAGTGCCGGTTCAGTATAGAAG AGTGAAGTGTGCAAGGAGTGGTGGCATGAGATTCACAATGTGTGGGAGTTCTCACTTCTATCAAGTTCTGATTTCCAATGTTGGTCTGGATGGTGAAGTGTTTGCTGTGAAAGTGAAAGGATCTAGAACAGGATGGATACCAATGGCAAGGAACTGGGGACAAAACTGGCATTGCAATTTCAACTTCCAAAATCAGCCTTTGTCCTTTGAGGTAACCAGCAGTAGTGGAAAGACACTCACATCTTACAATGTAGCACCCGCAAACTGGATGTTTGGACAGACATTTGAAGGAAAACAATTTGAGCATGAGTAG
- the LOC114378701 gene encoding uncharacterized protein LOC114378701 produces the protein MGSFMANTEKNPKEECKVIFTKSQMRKNVEKEKRDKGAMKDVSTEEGENKKIEKGDKEKEKNNKRGEKVLPAKTKSQLARETKREIPIALVKNIPYPLVPSKKERECYFARFLDIFKKLEITILFGEALQQMPMYKKFLMDLLTKKGKYINNESAVVEGNCDVVIQRILPQKFKDPGSRIENLKIAPNRMMLQLADRSITRPYGVIEDIIVKVRQFTFLMDFVIMNIEENYDIPLILGHPFMLTTKCVMDMGNGNLEMSVEDQKATFNLFEAIKHPSYNKNYFKVEAIEQEADLAGRHLKSVFLEEDEVKPAVNPVAPSIVLPGPRRVKA, from the exons ATGGGCAGTTTTATGGCCAACACGGAGAAGAATCCTAAGGAGGAGTGCAAGGTAATTTTTACTAAAAGCCAAATGAGGAAGAatgttgagaaagaaaagagagacaaGGGAGCAATGAAGGATGTGAGCACTGAGGAAGGAGAGaataaaaagatagaaaaaggtgataaagagaaagaaaagaacaataagaGGGGTGAAAAGGTCTTACCCGCTAAGACCAAGAGTCAGTTGGCAAGGGAGACTAAGAGGGAGATACCTATAGCCCTAGTGAAGAACATCCCTTATCCTTTGGTGCCATCAAAGAAGGAGAGGGAGTGCTACTTTGCCCGCTTCCTCGACATATTCAAGAAGTTGGAAATCACCATACTCTTCGGAGAGGCCTTGCAGCAAATGcctatgtataaaaaatttctGATGGACCTGCTCACAAAGAAAGGTAAATACATCAACAATGAGAGCGCCGTGGTGGAAGGTAACTGCGATGTTGTGATCCAAAGAATTCTACCACAAAAGTTCAAAGACCCAGGGAGT AGGATTGAGAATTTGAAGATTGCTCCCAACAGAATGATGCTTCAGCTAGCAGACCGTTCAATCACCAGACCATATGGTGTAATTGAAGACATCATTGTCAAGGTTCGCCAATTCACTTTTCTGATGGACTTTGTGATAATGAATATAGAAGAGAATTATGATATTCCTCTAATATTGGGCCATCCATTCATGCTTACTACAAAATGTGTTATGGACATGGGGAATGGTAACTTGGAGATGAGTGTGGAGGACCAGAAAGCCACCTTCAACTTGTTTGAGGCAATAAAGCATCCCAGTTATAACAAGAACTACTTTAAGGTGGAGGCAATTGAGCAAGAAGCTGACCTTGCTGGGCGGCACCTAAAGTCTGTGTttctagaagaagatgaagtcaagcCAGCTGTGAATCCAGTAGCCCCTTCCATTGTCCTCCCGGGGCCAAGGCGAGTTAAAGCTTGA
- the LOC114379096 gene encoding expansin-B3-like, translating to MQLHRVSTASKLSLTCLSLALKLVLLYAAEAQLQHRGPDLHWYPGTATWYGDPEGDGSTGGACGYGTMVDVKPFRARVGALGPLLFMKGEGCGACYKVKCLDKSICSRRAVTVIITDECPGCPSDQTHFDLSGAAFGRMAIAGENGPLRDRGQIPVIYRRTPCKYPGRKIAFHVNEGSTPFWLSLLVEFEDAEGDIGSMHIREAGSTEWLQMNHLWGANWCIIGGPLRGPFSVKLSSSTGRSLSARDVIPTNWVPKATYTSRLNFYP from the exons ATGCAGCTCCACCGTGTCTCCACCGCGTCCAAGCTGAGCCTCACGTGCCTCAGCCTCGCCTTGAAACTCGTGCTGTTGTACGCCGCGGAGGCACAGCTTCAGCACCGTGGCCCCGACCTACATTGGTACCCCGGAACCGCCACCTGGTACGGCGACCCCGAAGGAGACGGCAGTACCG gtGGGGCATGTGGGTATGGTACGATGGTGGATGTGAAGCCGTTCAGGGCGCGGGTGGGAGCTTTGGGGCCATTGCTGTTCATGAAGGGGGAAGGGTGTGGTGCGTGCTACAAGGTGAAGTGTTTGGACAAGAGCATATGTTCGAGAAGAGCAGTGACAGTGATAATTACGGACGAGTGCCCCGGTTGCCCCTCTGACCAAACACACTTCGATCTCAGTGGTGCCGCGTTTGGCCGCATGGCTATTGCTGGCGAGAACGGTCCACTCAGAGACCGTGGTCAAATCCCCGTCATTTACCGCAG AACACCTTGTAAATATCCAGGAAGAAAAATTGCCTTTCATGTTAACGAAGGCTCCACCCCATTTTGGCTATCACTTCTGGTTGAATTTGAGGACGCAGAGGGAGATATTGGCTCCATGCATATACGAGAA GCAGGGTCTACTGAGTGGCTACAAATGAATCACCTTTGGGGTGCAAATTGGTGCATTATTGGAGGACCTTTAAGGGGACCATTCTCAGTGAAATTGAGCTCTTCCACTGGGAGAAGCCTCTCTGCAAGAGATGTTATTCCAACCAATTGGGTTCCAAAGGCCACTTACACCTCTCGCCTAAATTTCTACCCCTAG